A region from the Microcella frigidaquae genome encodes:
- a CDS encoding GNAT family N-acetyltransferase, translating into MLSIRPAAPADRAAVEEICVATGDDGRDAADRYDDPTLLAHLWATPHLLADPALGTIVEDHNGPAGYLVATADTVAFERWCAQHWWPALRQRYPLQAERRDTDRELVRLLHASEVTPASLTDRYPAHLHINLLPRLQGTGLGRLLIERLVAQLRQRGVGGVHLGVSPTNTRAIGFYELLGFARVAVEDDGGVIMARAL; encoded by the coding sequence GTGCTGAGCATCCGCCCCGCCGCCCCCGCCGACCGCGCCGCCGTCGAGGAGATCTGCGTCGCCACGGGTGACGACGGCCGCGACGCCGCCGACCGCTACGACGACCCGACGCTGCTCGCCCACCTGTGGGCCACGCCGCACCTGCTCGCCGACCCGGCGCTCGGCACCATCGTGGAGGACCACAACGGCCCCGCCGGATACCTCGTGGCCACCGCCGACACGGTCGCGTTCGAGCGCTGGTGCGCGCAGCACTGGTGGCCGGCGCTGCGGCAGCGGTATCCGCTGCAGGCCGAGCGGCGCGACACCGATCGTGAGCTGGTGCGGCTGCTCCACGCGTCCGAGGTGACCCCCGCATCCCTCACCGATCGGTACCCGGCGCACCTGCACATCAACCTGCTGCCGCGGCTGCAGGGCACCGGGCTCGGGCGCCTGCTGATCGAGCGCCTCGTGGCGCAACTGCGGCAGCGGGGCGTCGGCGGGGTGCACCTCGGGGTGTCCCCCACCAACACGCGCGCCATCGGCTTCTACGAGCTCCTCGGCTTCGCCCGTGTGGCCGTCGAGGACGACGGCGGCGTGATCATGGCGCGCGCGCTCTGA